In Flammeovirga kamogawensis, the sequence ACCCATTCATTTATTTATATAACACAAAAACAGGAAAACAAGAAAAGAAAGTATTTATACGAGGAACTTCTATAGCATGGGAAGATTTAGCAAAAAGCTACAATGATAAAGACCAGATGTCGATTCATGTAGCAGATATTGGAGACCCTCATTTATCCCGTAAGGATATTCAAGTATATTCTTTTAAAGAAAATGATATTGAAGACGATTTTGTAGCACCAGAAGTAAAGTATTTTACATATCCCAACGGCCCTAGAAACGCTAGTGCAATGATTGTGAATCAGACAACGGAGGAATATTATATTTTTACTTTAAGTAAAGAATTTACAGAAGTTTATGCCATTAGTATTCATGAAAGAGCTGGGCAGCTAAAGCAAATTGGGGTGTTACCTTTTGGTAATGTTACCAACGTTGATATCTCTTTTGATAATAGTCGTTTATTGATTGTAAAAGAAGGAGACTTGAGTATGTGGAATTTAGAGAACAAAGATAAATTAATCTCAAACTTGTTGAATAAAAAACCAGATTATATTCATGTAAAAGAAGCCTCTGAATATTTAGGTTCATGTTTTAAAGATGAAGGTAAATTTTATGTTCTTGATAGAAAGAAGCCTGATCAAAAACCTGTAATTACTACGTATGAAGGTGGTGGTGTAACTTCTTTATAATCTTTAATATACTGCACAAAATATAAACACCTCTCTTAATTGTCTCCATTTTATAGAAGACGTTAAGAGAGGTGTTATTTTATTGTAATACAAATAATTACAACATTTCTGTAAATTGATTCCTTCTAATTACAGGATCAAGGTTTTGAAGTATTTTTGCTTCTAATTTATCGTCAATATTATTATGTTCTAGAAATTGATGTACCTTTTTAATAACGCTTTTTTCAGTTCGCTTTCCAATGCTATTTTTTAAATAACCGAATGGGAAAAAGATATCGCCAGTTTTTTGTATTTCAGGCAAAAGGTTTAAAGTCGCTTCAATATATTTGATTGAATTTGCGGCCTGTAATGGGTGGTTTAAGTACCCAAGTCCATTTTCTACCCAAGGTTCGTTACCTCTATTTTTTACATTTTTAATATCTTCAAAAAAAGCATCTCTTTCTATATAATCAGGACTTGTAGAAGGGGTTATATATGTAAGATAACTTCTATAGTAATCAGAAGAGAGATTATTTGCCACTGTTCTTTCCATTTCTCTAGATGTAGCTAATTTTTCCATTCGTAGTTTCATGAAAAGTGCAATTCTATTGGCATCACTAATAGTTGGGATAGTATTTTTCTGCGTAATGTATTGTTCTAAAAATGCATATTCTTCTTTAGTATGATCAAGTGAAATTAGTACCTTTAAGTAAAAAGTTTTTAATGTATTTGTAGTACTTTTTTCTAAAAGGTTTTTAAAAATTGGAAATTCTTTCTTTGTAAGCTTTGTACGTTCACTTTTAGATAAATAATACCAATAAATCTCTTTAAACTGACCAAATAACATCTTTTTTAACAGAGAATTATCTTCAACTTTCAAACGCTCTAAGATAAACGGAAGATAGGTTTCTATAGCTATATTTTTATGCAGAAAATTTTCCCACAAATTACCATAAACAGTCATGGCTTCTTTATCAGAATAATTAGCAATGTTCTTAATCAATAGTGTTTGTAAATCAGCTGCAAGTTCAAAATATCCATAACCTTTTGCAGATTGGTCTAAAGGATAATTTCCTGCTTTGCCTAAAGGAGCTGAAGTGTTTGCTGAGTTGATATTTACTGTTGTATTGTTCACTTTAATTATTTGTGACCAACCAATATCTTCAGTTTTAATAACTAAGTTATCTTCTTCAATACTTAATTTATATTTAGGCATTCCTGCTTTTTTTACCCATTGATCTGCCCATGGCTTAATATCTTTTGCAGTAGTTTCTACGATTACATTAATTAGATCATCGAAGGTAGCATTACTAAAAGCATATTTCTTTAAATAATTCTGTAAAGAAAGTTGTAAGGCCTCAGAACCAATTATTTCTTCTAACTGAGCCATTACAACAGGTGCTTTAGAGTAAATTATAGCACCATATAAAGTACCTGCTAAGTTTAAGTTTTCTAGATTTTGCTGAATAGGATGTGTACCTTCAGTTCTATCAATAGGATAGGCCCTGTATTGATGAGAAACATAGAATTGTACATCATGATTAATTTCTGGGTAAGAGGGTTCTACTGCTTTTGCTGCAATAAAATTAGCAAACACTTCTTTTAACCAAACATCATCAAACCATTTCATGGTTACTAGATCTCCAAACCACATGTGTGCTACTTCATGCGAAATTAACTGTGCTCTTCTTAATTTTTCTGTATCGCCAGCGTTTTCATCAAGTATTAAAGACGAAGATCTGTACTGAATTGCTCCAACATGTTCCATACCACCATATTGAAATGGAGGAAGCAGAGCAAAATCAAGTTTATGAAAAGGCAACGGTATATTTGTATAGTTTTCAATCCAATCAATGGCTTTAACATGCAGCTTAAAAATAGCGTCTTTATTCTTGTCTATTTTCTCTTTATCAACTAAATGAAGCATAGTAAATTTGTGTTTACCATCATCATACTCTTCCTTTTTAAAATTACCTGCTACAAACGAAAATAAGTATGTAGAAATTGGAGCAGTTTCACCAAATACTAATAGTTTTCTACCTTCAACGGTTTCTTTCTGCGTAGCATATTCTCCTGCAATAGCTTCCCATTTTTCGGGCATGTCTAAACTAAGCACATATTTTGCTTTCAGGTCTGGTTGATCAAAACAAGGAAATAAAGTTCTTGCTCTGTCCGGAACAAGCAAGGTATACATATAATCCTTATTTCTATTTAAAGATTGTTTACCAGCTTTAAATTGAAAAGAAATTTTATTTTCACCTTCAACTAAATATGTATTAGGGATAACAATATGTTCCTGAATATAATCGTAAGAACACGTTTCATTGTTCACTATAAGATTATCAATGTGTGTGTCGTTGGCTTTAAAATCAAGTATTAAAGGCTTAGTATTATCTTTAAGTGTTACTTTAATTAATGAAGTAGCAAAAATATCAGCTTCTTTTTCTTCAGGTAGTTCAAAATGAAGTTCATAATGAATATTAGAATAATTAGAAAAACGATATTCAGCTAATTCTTTAGATACGCCTAATGTTATTTCTACAGTATTAGATGTACACGAAAAAAGCATTAGTAATACAATTAAATAAGTGAAATGATTGAATCTCATAGGTATGTGATAGGTAATAAAAAATAAGTATATAAATATATTAATATCTGAGTTAAGATCACTATGGGTTTTCAATTTTTTAAATTAGGGGGGTAAAAACAACAGTTCATGAACCACAAACTGTTGTCCTATTTCTAACTATTTTAACTTATTTCAAATCAATATTTCTAGTTTAACAAATAGAAAAGAGGATACGGTAAATTTGTAATGAAGCCAATTTTAAAAGGTGAATGATGAAGCATTCTTAAACGAAAACTAAAAAAAAGCCCCTTCACTAAAAATATAGAGAAGGGGCACATCAACTAAACGTTTCGCATCATTTCAATTTCTCTTTCAGAAACTAAGGAAAGAATACTACTAGCGATTTCATGGTCTGATAAATCGTCCCTTTCTATGGTTAAATCATAGTTAATTGGGACACTCTGCGAAACATATTTTAAAAAGTTTTTACGACGTTTGTTTTTACGTCGCACGATTTCCCGAGCATAACTTTCTCGTAAATCGTTTTTCCTAGCAAATTGGGTTACTCTAAATTTTTCTGATGCAGTTACTTTTACCCTGAGTGCATTTTGCAATCCATCGGTAAAAAATGAAGCCCCTCTTCCTAAAAAGACAACATTACCTCTTTCTAGATAACTTAAAATTACGGTTTTTAACGCGTTTAATAATTGCTCATCGAGAGTATTATTACCTATATCAAGGCTGTACATAATTTGGTCTATTATGCTTTTGTTCTGAACGGGAATAAAATTATTTAATTCTTTTGCAGATACTTTAAGTTCTTTAGATAGGTTATTTAAAATAGTGCTATCAACTAATTTCCAAGATTTTTTTAGCATTTTAAACCCAACCTGTTTTGCATTAAGCTCATCTACTAATAATTGTGCAGCAGGTCGAACATTTGTGCCAAACTCTCTCGACATGGTTACGATCATGCCATTGGCAACAGGAACTTTTTTATGCCGTAATTCTGTTTCGATTAAATAATTATAGATAAATGATTCCATGGGTATACTAGTTTTAGTGTGCTTGAATATTTTGTTAGTGTCAATTTAACACTTAAAGTGTAATGATATGGTAATCAAAGTCATTAATAAATGATGATATATTCACTTATTTTCTGTAAGCTATAAACAGTTTTCTTTTTGAATAATCAATTATAATACAACATGAAATTATTCTGAGAAGGAGTATTTCTTATTTAATATTAATAAGTGATTTTACTTTATAACCTACTTCAATTATTGATATATTTGTAGTAATTATAATATAATCAAAATGACAACTATAAATAAACTTCTCTGGGCTTGTTTAACCATTCTCATAGTAACAACAACTGTTTTCTCTTTTCCTTTTTTACCAAAGGTGACTTCTTATTCTAAATTAGACTATAAGGCAGGAAGACAAAATTGGGCTATAGGCTATGATAGCTATGGATCAGTATATTTTGGAAATAATGAGGGTTTACTACATCATATTTACAATAGTTGGGAGGTTATACCTACATCAAAAAACGATAATGTTAAAAGTTTACTTGTTTACAATGATACGATTTGGACTGGTGGTAGCATTCAATTGGGTTATTTTGCAGCTAATGGATTTGGTAACATAGAATATAATCATGTAGCTAACATTGTAAAAGGGCAAGTTTGGAAAATTGAAACTAGAGACAATAAAATTTACGCTCAGACAGAGGCTGGTGTATATATTTATAATAAAACGATTAAGGAGACTTCATTTATAGAATTTCCTAAAGGTCTGTATAATATCATAGATTTTGATAATAAAATTATAGGAATAGACCGTTTAAATAGAATTGGCTTTTTTAATGAGAATGATTCTTTTGTAATTAAAGATACCTTAAATTCAATTACAGATATTCATACATCGTTTAAAGGTGCAAACCATTATTATATAATAGCTGATAAATCTAAGTTAATTACTCTTGATAGACAGCAAAAGAAATCAGAATATAACCTTCCGAAAGAAATTACAGATGCAACAATTTTTAAAGGAATAGAATACAGTCAAGAAGGACAAGTTGTTTTTGGAACAATTTCTAAAGGGTTAATATTTTATGATTACAAGCGAGGTTTAATTTTAAATCAGGTCAATACATCAAATGGTTTAATTGATAACACAACTTTATGTTTAAAATCTGATGAAATAGGTAATATCTGGACTGGCTTAGATTATGGGATTGGATATGTAGAGAATCAACAAATAGTAAAATCAATCTTTAACGGAGGAGCAACCTACGATTTTCTTGTAAAGGACAACTTTACTTTATTAGCCACAAATAAAGGGGTTTTTAAGTCTGATAACAGAAATAAGTTTCAATTTATACCTAAACTTTCTGGACAAACATGGTCTATTGAAGAAATAAATAATCATCTCTTTATCAATCATAATAATGGTATTTTTTCTTATGAGAATGGTGTTTTTAAAGAAGTTTATACTGCTGCAGGGGTACTTAGAATTGTTAATTTTAAAGGAACAAACAAATACATTTTATCTACATATATAGGTTTATTATTTGCTGAGTTTGATGGAGTTGAGTTTAAAGAAATTGGTAACTTATATTATTGGGGAAACCCTAAAATTGGTTACGATGCAAAAGAAAAAGCTATATGGGCAAAAAGTAAAGAGGGAAGCCTAAAAAAATACACACTTACAGCAAATGAAAAAGCAATAGAAACTGAAGATTATCAGGGACAAGACGATTTTTTTACCTTAAAAAACAAAGTTGTATTCTATAATGGCAACTACTTGTCAGAATATATTGATGGTTCTTTCATTCAAATTAATACTCCACCTCTAAACAAAATTTCAGGAGGCGGTCTTACACGTTTAGTTGTAGGTAATCACGATCAATACTTAGCTTTTATTCAAAATGGTAAACTAGATTTGCTAATGAATATTCATGATGGCAATTATTATTCATTTAATAAAGTACTAAGTGCTATTGATACTAATTTATTAGAAGGAGATGAGTGTTTTAAATTTATTGATAATTCGCTTTGGATAGCTACAGACAGGGGGGTAGAAATATTTAATCCACAAGCGAAATCTAAAAGGGTAAAAACGCCAAAGCCATTTATTACGAATGTTAAAGCCATAACATCTGATACTACAATCAATTATATGTATCCTTTTAAGAATACTAAATTAGTTCTTAATGCAGAGGTAAATGATTTAAACTTTAATTTTGGTATTCTAAAGAGCTCTCGAGATTTTGTTGAGTTTAGTTACAAACTAGAAGGCTACGATACAGACTGGTCATCATGGTCTGTAAACGAGGTAAAAGAATATACACAGATTAAAGGAGGAAATTATAAAATGCGATTGCGATCTCGCTTAAATGGAGGTGTTGTTGCCGAGTATAGCTTATTACTTTCTATAGAATTAGAATGGTTTGAAACAAAATGGATGATCATTCTTTATTTATTTGTAATACTCTTTTTAGTTTTTCTTTTTTATCTATTTTACAAATATTCTACAGCGAAGAAATTAAAGAAATTACAATTAGAACAACAACTAATTCTTGATGAGGAAAAGATCTCTTTTAAAAATGAACAACTCTTAAAATATACAGAACTCTTAACTCAGAAAAATCAATTATTAAGAGAATTAAAAGACGATTTAATAGGGGTAAAGCACAGAGTGACTGATTTATGGATAAAGAAAATTGATAAGGAGATGAATACTGAAAAAAAGAGTCTCATTTTTCATGAATTGTTTAAAGATCTCCACAAAGACTTTATCTCTAAAATGGAAGCAAAACATCCTACATTAACTCAGAATGATATTAGACTTATTTCTTTGATTAAATTCAATTTAGGTAATCATGAAATTGCTAATTTAATGAACATAACGCAAAAAAGTGTTATTGTGAATAGGTATAGGTTAAAGAAGAAGCTGGAGTTATCTAACGATATGGACTTAGATCATTACATTAAAGAATTTGAGTAAAAGCTAATTCAACTAGTAGAAACTATTTTCTTTATACAAACTGTCTAAAATTTTAGGCAGTTTTTTTTATGTCAGAACAGTTTTATTATTTAATAATACGTCATAAATCAGAAGTCTTTTATCAAATATTTACCTTTATAATATAACATTGTAAAATATTGATTTTTAGTTGAGTAGTGCTCTTTGTATATCGTTTGTATATTCTTTTTATCAATTTGTAGTTGGTATTTAATTATTAGAAGTTAGTTGTAGTATTTACGTTTATCTATGTTTGTATCATCAAATGAAAAAGAAATGAACAAAATGTAATTTAGTGTTGGAATGATAATTACTCATCATTAAAAAGTAATATATTACCACCACTAAAGCTCAAAACTTCAATTTATCTAAATCAATGAAAAATAAACTTATACTGATTTTATCAGCTCTATTATTCAATTTTACACTATCAACCTATGCACAATATTTACATGCTGAAGGCAGGGAAATTCATGATGGGGATGGAAATAACTTTATTATCCGAAGTATGGGTTTAGGAGGCTGGATGTTACAAGAAGGCTACTTAATGAAATCTGATGGCGCTTACGGAACACAATGGGCTTTTAAACAAAAGTTGGCTGAAACAATAGGAGAAGCAAGAACTGAAGAGTTTTACGATGCTTGGCTTGCTAACCATTGTACAAAAGCTGATATAGATTCTCTTAAAGCTTGGGGTTTTAATACGGTACGTGTTCCATTACATTATAACCTTTTTACATTGCCAATTGAGGATGAACCAATTATAACAGAAAATACTTGGTTAACTAAAGGTTTTGATATGATGGATGAACTACTTTCTTGGTGTGAAGCCAACGAGATGTATGTTATTCTTGATTTACATGCTGCTCCAGGTGGTCAGGGTGCAAATGCAGATATTTGTGATTATGATCCTTCCAAACCTTCTTTATGGGAAAGCGAACATAATAGAAATAAAATGGTTGCACTATGGGGTAAATTAGCAGAGCGATACGCCAATGAGAAATGGGTAGGTGGTTATGATTTATTGAACGAAACAAATTGGACTCTACCAAACGAAAATGCTTTAATGTTGGAATTGTATTTAAATGTTACAGAAGCAATTAGAGCTGTAGATCAGAATCATATTCTTTTTATTGAAGGGAATTCATGGGCAAATGATTATACTGGATTAACGCCTCCTTGGGACAATAATATGGCATATAGTTTTCATAAATATTGGTCGTACAATAGAGCAAATGATCTTGATTGGGTAATAACGTTAGGCGAGGAGTACAATGTACCATTATGGTTGGGTGAAACTGGAGAAAATTCCAATACTTGGTACACAGATTTGATTGCACTTTGTGAAGCGAATAATGTGGGGTGGTCTTGGTGGCCGTTAAAAAAAGCAGGTATAAATAACCCTATGGAAGTACCTATGAATGAAGACTACGAGTATTTAATGCGTTATTGGAAAGGTGAAGAAACAGTTGCTTTAACAGAAGACGAAGCCTACAATGCTGTTATGACCTATGCTAGAAATTACAATATTGCGAATGTAAAAATTAAATATGATGTAGTAGATGCAATGATGCGTCAGCCTTATACTACAGAAACAATACCATTTAAAAATCATCTTTTAGGAGAAAATATTTATCTGTCAGATTATGATTTAGGACGTAACGGATCTGCCTACTCAGATAACACAGTGGCCAACTATAGTATGAATACAAATGAATTTGTAGCATGGAATACAGGTTGGAGCTACAGAAATGATGGCGTAGATATGCAAAAATGTACTGATACAGAAACTAATGGATATAATTTAGGGTGGGTAGAAACAAATGAATGGTTACAATACACAATTAATGTCCCAACTTCAAAAGTATATGATCTATTAATTAGAAACGCATCTGCTACAGATGATGCTGCAATTATTCAACTTCTTATTGATGATGTAGCTGTTGGTGCAACTATGCATTTAGATAACACTGGTGGTTGGGATCTATGGGAAGACAAAGTGTTTTCTGATATTGTATTGAGTGAAGGAACACATAAAATAAAGCTTTTATTAGCTAGAGGTGGAAGTAACCTTAATTATATGCGTTTTACTAATGCTAGACCTTTATCATCTATTGAAACAACAATTGAAAAAGCATATACCAACCAACAAGGAACACAAATTCAATTAGTATTAAATAAAGAGTGGGATCAAAACCAAGCATTATCTTTAGAAGATGTAGCCATTAAAGTAAATAACGAAAGTTCTACTATTACTTCTATAGGTTACAACGCAACGAATAAAAGACTCATTGATATTACTATTGATAGAGAAATACTATTTAAAGATAACATTGCATTAACTGTTAACTCAACTCATTTAATTGCTGAAGATGGTTCTAACGTGGGTACTGTAGCCAACTTAAATGTAGAGAATACTACATATTTAATACACCAATTACCTGGAAACATTAAAGCCGAAAACTATTTTGTAAATAGTGGTTTTGAGTTGGAAGAATGTTTAGATACGGATGGTGGTAATAATTTATCTTTTGCTGATAGAGATGACTATGTAGATTATAAGGTACAAGTTGCTGAGGAAGGTTTTTATGAACTGACTTATAGAATTGCAACAGCTTATATGAATGCAAAAGTTGAAGTGATAATTTTAGGAGATGATGGTATTCCTATAGGAATTCAGACATCTACATTTGTAAGTACTGATGGATGGCAACAGTGGGATGATTTTGTGACTTCTGCTCACCTTAAACAAGGAGAATATATACTTCGTTTTAAAGTGAAAGAAGGCTCAGTGAATATAAATAGAATGAGTTTTACCAATAAAGTAAATAGCTTGTCTATTCCGGGTAAAATACAAACAGAGTTTTATACTGTTAATCAAGGATTAAATTTTGAACATTGTGCTGATGCATTTGGTGGATACAATACTTCTTATGCAGATCCGGGAGATTACTTAGATTTTAATGTTGAAATTCAAGAAGCGACTGTGTATAATATAAATTATAGAGTTGCGGCAGCTTATGAGAATGCAGGAAGTGCCTCACTATCTTTAATTTCTAGCACCGATACAACTTTGCTAACTACCACTGCTTTCGAAAAAACAGGTGGATGGCAAGATTGGAATACTTTTTCTTCTGAGGTTGTTTTACCAGAAGGTAATTTTACTCTTAGATTAACTATTGAAAGTAAGGAGTTTAACTTAAATTGGGTCGATTTTACACCAAAAAATTATGTAATCCATACACTCCCTGCCAATATTAATGTAGGTGAACATTACTTTAATCATATGGTTACTTTTGATTCAACATTAAGTAGTAATGGAACACCGGCTATAGTACAACCTCAGATAGGAAGTTATTTAGAATTTATGGTTAATGTTCCTACTTCAGGTCTTTATGATGTTACTTATAATGCAGC encodes:
- a CDS encoding carbohydrate-binding protein; the encoded protein is MKNKLILILSALLFNFTLSTYAQYLHAEGREIHDGDGNNFIIRSMGLGGWMLQEGYLMKSDGAYGTQWAFKQKLAETIGEARTEEFYDAWLANHCTKADIDSLKAWGFNTVRVPLHYNLFTLPIEDEPIITENTWLTKGFDMMDELLSWCEANEMYVILDLHAAPGGQGANADICDYDPSKPSLWESEHNRNKMVALWGKLAERYANEKWVGGYDLLNETNWTLPNENALMLELYLNVTEAIRAVDQNHILFIEGNSWANDYTGLTPPWDNNMAYSFHKYWSYNRANDLDWVITLGEEYNVPLWLGETGENSNTWYTDLIALCEANNVGWSWWPLKKAGINNPMEVPMNEDYEYLMRYWKGEETVALTEDEAYNAVMTYARNYNIANVKIKYDVVDAMMRQPYTTETIPFKNHLLGENIYLSDYDLGRNGSAYSDNTVANYSMNTNEFVAWNTGWSYRNDGVDMQKCTDTETNGYNLGWVETNEWLQYTINVPTSKVYDLLIRNASATDDAAIIQLLIDDVAVGATMHLDNTGGWDLWEDKVFSDIVLSEGTHKIKLLLARGGSNLNYMRFTNARPLSSIETTIEKAYTNQQGTQIQLVLNKEWDQNQALSLEDVAIKVNNESSTITSIGYNATNKRLIDITIDREILFKDNIALTVNSTHLIAEDGSNVGTVANLNVENTTYLIHQLPGNIKAENYFVNSGFELEECLDTDGGNNLSFADRDDYVDYKVQVAEEGFYELTYRIATAYMNAKVEVIILGDDGIPIGIQTSTFVSTDGWQQWDDFVTSAHLKQGEYILRFKVKEGSVNINRMSFTNKVNSLSIPGKIQTEFYTVNQGLNFEHCADAFGGYNTSYADPGDYLDFNVEIQEATVYNINYRVAAAYENAGSASLSLISSTDTTLLTTTAFEKTGGWQDWNTFSSEVVLPEGNFTLRLTIESKEFNLNWVDFTPKNYVIHTLPANINVGEHYFNHMVTFDSTLSSNGTPAIVQPQIGSYLEFMVNVPTSGLYDVTYNAATPLDNTGKTSLYQVINNEETLLSEYTFTNTGGYSEWENQESTLQLTEGEYLLKIQVDNSSFNLKSIDFKLHVEDDIISSFVAQELSKIKVYPNPTNQNIKIDLHQKDSLKSIELYTIRGQKLREIQVDNQRFYTIDLSTLQKGIYILKLNDNDSTTVTRVVKN
- a CDS encoding M1 family metallopeptidase; this encodes MLFSCTSNTVEITLGVSKELAEYRFSNYSNIHYELHFELPEEKEADIFATSLIKVTLKDNTKPLILDFKANDTHIDNLIVNNETCSYDYIQEHIVIPNTYLVEGENKISFQFKAGKQSLNRNKDYMYTLLVPDRARTLFPCFDQPDLKAKYVLSLDMPEKWEAIAGEYATQKETVEGRKLLVFGETAPISTYLFSFVAGNFKKEEYDDGKHKFTMLHLVDKEKIDKNKDAIFKLHVKAIDWIENYTNIPLPFHKLDFALLPPFQYGGMEHVGAIQYRSSSLILDENAGDTEKLRRAQLISHEVAHMWFGDLVTMKWFDDVWLKEVFANFIAAKAVEPSYPEINHDVQFYVSHQYRAYPIDRTEGTHPIQQNLENLNLAGTLYGAIIYSKAPVVMAQLEEIIGSEALQLSLQNYLKKYAFSNATFDDLINVIVETTAKDIKPWADQWVKKAGMPKYKLSIEEDNLVIKTEDIGWSQIIKVNNTTVNINSANTSAPLGKAGNYPLDQSAKGYGYFELAADLQTLLIKNIANYSDKEAMTVYGNLWENFLHKNIAIETYLPFILERLKVEDNSLLKKMLFGQFKEIYWYYLSKSERTKLTKKEFPIFKNLLEKSTTNTLKTFYLKVLISLDHTKEEYAFLEQYITQKNTIPTISDANRIALFMKLRMEKLATSREMERTVANNLSSDYYRSYLTYITPSTSPDYIERDAFFEDIKNVKNRGNEPWVENGLGYLNHPLQAANSIKYIEATLNLLPEIQKTGDIFFPFGYLKNSIGKRTEKSVIKKVHQFLEHNNIDDKLEAKILQNLDPVIRRNQFTEML
- a CDS encoding cytidylate kinase-like family protein — its product is MESFIYNYLIETELRHKKVPVANGMIVTMSREFGTNVRPAAQLLVDELNAKQVGFKMLKKSWKLVDSTILNNLSKELKVSAKELNNFIPVQNKSIIDQIMYSLDIGNNTLDEQLLNALKTVILSYLERGNVVFLGRGASFFTDGLQNALRVKVTASEKFRVTQFARKNDLRESYAREIVRRKNKRRKNFLKYVSQSVPINYDLTIERDDLSDHEIASSILSLVSEREIEMMRNV
- a CDS encoding helix-turn-helix and ligand-binding sensor domain-containing protein, coding for MTTINKLLWACLTILIVTTTVFSFPFLPKVTSYSKLDYKAGRQNWAIGYDSYGSVYFGNNEGLLHHIYNSWEVIPTSKNDNVKSLLVYNDTIWTGGSIQLGYFAANGFGNIEYNHVANIVKGQVWKIETRDNKIYAQTEAGVYIYNKTIKETSFIEFPKGLYNIIDFDNKIIGIDRLNRIGFFNENDSFVIKDTLNSITDIHTSFKGANHYYIIADKSKLITLDRQQKKSEYNLPKEITDATIFKGIEYSQEGQVVFGTISKGLIFYDYKRGLILNQVNTSNGLIDNTTLCLKSDEIGNIWTGLDYGIGYVENQQIVKSIFNGGATYDFLVKDNFTLLATNKGVFKSDNRNKFQFIPKLSGQTWSIEEINNHLFINHNNGIFSYENGVFKEVYTAAGVLRIVNFKGTNKYILSTYIGLLFAEFDGVEFKEIGNLYYWGNPKIGYDAKEKAIWAKSKEGSLKKYTLTANEKAIETEDYQGQDDFFTLKNKVVFYNGNYLSEYIDGSFIQINTPPLNKISGGGLTRLVVGNHDQYLAFIQNGKLDLLMNIHDGNYYSFNKVLSAIDTNLLEGDECFKFIDNSLWIATDRGVEIFNPQAKSKRVKTPKPFITNVKAITSDTTINYMYPFKNTKLVLNAEVNDLNFNFGILKSSRDFVEFSYKLEGYDTDWSSWSVNEVKEYTQIKGGNYKMRLRSRLNGGVVAEYSLLLSIELEWFETKWMIILYLFVILFLVFLFYLFYKYSTAKKLKKLQLEQQLILDEEKISFKNEQLLKYTELLTQKNQLLRELKDDLIGVKHRVTDLWIKKIDKEMNTEKKSLIFHELFKDLHKDFISKMEAKHPTLTQNDIRLISLIKFNLGNHEIANLMNITQKSVIVNRYRLKKKLELSNDMDLDHYIKEFE